In the Pseudolabrys taiwanensis genome, one interval contains:
- the bioF gene encoding 8-amino-7-oxononanoate synthase: protein MHSLDAFAQEKLDQLESRSLRRGLTDTFREDGIFVERGGKRLLSFSCNDYLNLTQHPAIKAAAKAAIDRYGAGSGASRLITGNHPLYAELETRLAQVKQTEAAVVFGSGYLANSGIIPVLIGPDGLIVIDELAHNCLFAGTQLSRGRVLKFRHNDVAHARELLAEHRAAHDHALIVTDGVFSMDGDLAPLEALQALGEEYDAWLMSDDAHGIGVIGGGRGSSFMGNAHVPVPLQMGTLSKAIGAYGGYLCASAPVIELMRNRARTLVYSTGLPPSAVAAAIAALDLIEREPAYAAAPVQKAKVFTASLGLPDAQSPIVPIVIGEADAALSASRLLMEEGFLVAPIRPPTVPQGTARLRLTFTAQHPMDEIERLADIVRTRILA, encoded by the coding sequence ATGCACTCGCTCGACGCCTTCGCGCAAGAGAAACTGGACCAGCTTGAAAGCCGCAGTTTGCGCCGCGGCCTGACCGATACCTTTCGCGAGGACGGCATCTTCGTCGAGCGCGGCGGCAAGCGGCTGCTGTCGTTCTCGTGCAACGATTATCTCAACCTCACCCAACATCCGGCGATCAAGGCCGCGGCCAAGGCGGCCATTGACCGTTACGGAGCCGGTTCCGGCGCCTCGCGGCTGATCACCGGCAATCATCCCCTGTATGCGGAGTTGGAAACGCGGCTGGCGCAGGTGAAGCAGACGGAAGCCGCCGTCGTGTTCGGCTCTGGCTATCTCGCCAACTCCGGCATCATCCCGGTGCTGATCGGGCCGGACGGGCTGATCGTGATTGACGAACTCGCGCACAACTGCCTGTTCGCCGGTACGCAGCTGTCGCGCGGGCGCGTCCTCAAGTTCCGCCACAACGACGTCGCGCATGCGCGTGAGCTGCTCGCCGAACATCGCGCCGCGCACGACCACGCGCTTATCGTCACCGATGGCGTGTTCTCGATGGACGGCGATCTGGCGCCGCTCGAAGCGTTGCAAGCGCTGGGCGAGGAATACGATGCCTGGCTGATGAGCGACGACGCGCACGGCATCGGCGTGATCGGCGGCGGCCGCGGCTCGAGCTTCATGGGCAATGCGCACGTGCCGGTGCCCTTGCAGATGGGCACCTTGTCGAAGGCGATCGGTGCCTATGGTGGTTATCTCTGCGCCTCCGCGCCGGTGATCGAGCTGATGCGCAACCGCGCGCGGACCTTGGTCTATTCGACCGGCCTGCCGCCCTCCGCCGTGGCGGCGGCGATTGCCGCGCTCGATCTTATCGAACGCGAGCCGGCTTATGCCGCGGCGCCGGTCCAGAAGGCGAAAGTCTTCACCGCGAGCCTCGGCCTGCCGGATGCCCAAAGCCCGATCGTGCCCATCGTCATCGGCGAAGCCGACGCTGCGCTCAGTGCGTCGCGTCTGCTGATGGAGGAAGGCTTCCTCGTCGCGCCGATCCGTCCGCCAACGGTGCCGCAAGGCACCGCGCGCCTGCGTCTCACTTTCACCGCGCAGCACCCGATGGACGAGATCGAACGGCTCGCCG
- a CDS encoding adenosylmethionine--8-amino-7-oxononanoate transaminase — MAEDTSKSKAAPEWYRAGLPHIWLPYAQMKTAPAPLPVVRTAGSRIVLADGRELIDGIASWWTACHGYNHPHIRAAVARQMADMPHVMFGGLVHEQALTLARRLAAMLPGDLTRVFFSDSGSVSVEVAMKMAVQYWLNRGVRAKTTFVAFKGGYHGDTTGTMAVCDPDEGMHALFAGLLPQHIIADLPDTEEHAAALDALLARAHGTIAGILVEPLVQGAGGMKFHDAGTLRRLRALADKYELLLIFDEIFTGFGRTGAMFACEAAGVTPDIVTLSKALTGGTLPLAATIATSTVFDAFWSDDPQKALMHGPTFMANALACAAANASLDLFEREPRLDQVARIAAALEEGLAPAREFLRVKDVRVKGAIGVVELDRIDDVSALRAHFVGEGVFVRPFGNIVYLAPAFTIAQDELNTLTSAVLKVVRSL, encoded by the coding sequence ATGGCGGAAGATACCAGCAAAAGCAAGGCGGCGCCGGAATGGTATCGGGCGGGCCTGCCGCACATCTGGCTGCCTTACGCGCAGATGAAGACGGCGCCGGCACCGCTGCCAGTCGTCCGCACCGCCGGCAGCCGCATCGTGCTCGCCGACGGGCGCGAACTGATTGACGGCATCGCGAGCTGGTGGACCGCCTGTCACGGCTACAACCATCCGCACATCCGCGCCGCTGTCGCGCGCCAGATGGCCGACATGCCGCATGTGATGTTCGGCGGGCTGGTGCATGAGCAGGCGCTGACCTTGGCGCGCCGGCTGGCGGCCATGCTGCCCGGCGATCTGACGCGCGTGTTTTTCTCCGACTCCGGTTCGGTCTCCGTCGAAGTCGCGATGAAGATGGCGGTGCAGTACTGGCTCAACCGCGGCGTCCGCGCCAAGACCACCTTCGTCGCGTTCAAAGGCGGCTATCACGGCGACACCACCGGGACGATGGCCGTGTGCGATCCCGACGAAGGCATGCATGCGCTGTTTGCCGGATTGCTGCCGCAACACATCATCGCCGACTTGCCGGACACCGAGGAGCATGCCGCCGCGCTCGATGCGCTGCTCGCGCGCGCACACGGCACGATCGCCGGCATCCTCGTCGAGCCGCTGGTGCAGGGCGCCGGCGGCATGAAGTTTCACGACGCCGGGACCTTGCGCCGCCTGCGCGCGCTCGCCGACAAATACGAACTGCTGTTGATCTTCGACGAGATCTTCACGGGCTTTGGCCGCACCGGCGCGATGTTCGCGTGCGAAGCTGCGGGTGTCACGCCTGACATCGTCACCTTGTCGAAGGCACTCACCGGCGGCACGCTGCCGCTCGCGGCGACGATCGCGACGTCGACGGTGTTCGACGCCTTCTGGTCCGACGATCCGCAGAAGGCGCTCATGCACGGGCCGACCTTCATGGCCAACGCGCTCGCCTGCGCCGCGGCCAATGCCTCACTCGATCTGTTCGAGCGCGAGCCGCGGCTCGATCAGGTGGCCCGGATCGCGGCCGCGCTGGAGGAGGGTCTCGCACCGGCGCGTGAGTTTCTGCGGGTGAAAGACGTCCGTGTGAAAGGCGCCATCGGCGTCGTCGAACTCGACCGCATCGACGATGTCTCCGCGCTGCGCGCGCACTTTGTCGGCGAGGGCGTGTTCGTACGGCCCTTCGGCAACATCGTTTATCTCGCTCCCGCCTTCACAATCGCCCAGGATGAGCTAAACACGCTCACAAGCGCCGTGCTGAAAGTCGTGCGCAGTTTGTAG